GGTGTTATACCATTCGCAGTCGATGATGCGGCCATCGCGCGTGAGGTTGCGGTTGAAGTTACGGGAACTCTCGGGGTTCTGCAGGAGCTTGCGCCAGATGTCGTCGACCTCTTCGCGGTCATCGGGGGGCACGATGACGGTGCCGAGGCGACCGATGGCTTCGGCGGCCTTCCAGCCAAAGATGGCTTCGGCGGCGGCGTTCCAGCTGCGGATGTGGAAGGAGGCGTCGAAATCGACGACGCCCAAGGGGGTGTTTTCGAGGTGACGGCTGATGCGCTGTTGGCTGTCGCGCAGCGCGTTTTCGGCCCGACGGTGTTCGGTGAGATCGATTTTCACGCCGAGCGATCCCACGATTTGGGCGTCTTGGAGGATCGGCGCTTCGAGGATGTGGTAAAAGTGGCGTCCGGTGGGGGTCTGCTCGATGGTGTCGGAGCTGATGATTTCGCCCTGCAGCACGCGTTTGGAGCGGGCGACGCGGTCGGCGAGAAGGGATGGGGAGACATCGAGGTCGTCGATGCGCTGGCCAATGATGTTGCCGTGGAGGTTGCGGGAGTAGCGGTTCTGGTAGGTGTAGACGCCGTCGGCGTCGGTGGTCCACAGGTCGAACGGGGTGTTTTCGAAAATGGCGTTGAGCGTGGCTTCGTGGGACTGGCGTTGGCTGATCTGGCGCTGCAGGGCGGTGTTGATCTCGGCGAGTTCCTCCTGGCGCTCGATGAGTTTGCTGCCCTGTTCGTCTAGCACATCGCGCAAGTCCTGAATCTCGCGTGGGGCGGTGGTGGTGGGGATGTCGATTTTACCGGAGTCGGCGAGATCGGCCACCGAGGTGGTGAGGGCTTCGATGGGGTGAGCGAGGAGGCGGGCCATGATCCAGGCCATCAGGCTGCTCAGCACCACGATCACGAGGGCGGCTGTGAAGAAGACGGAAGAGGGGGAGAAGTCGGGGACCAACGTCTGGCTTTCGGCCAGAGCGCCGACGACGCCCCAGCGGGCGAAGGGCGCAGGCAGCCGGGTGCCTTGCACCAGCCAGGAGGATGCATCCGGCAGGTCGCGGGCGACGGCGGGTCCCGAGCCGGGGGGCGCGCCGGCGGGCGGCAGCAGCTCGGGACTGATGAGCGGGTCGAGTTCGTGGAGGCCGGACAGCTGGTCGGCGGCGGTCACGCCGGCGATCGTATCCGCTTCGTGGTGACCGACCCAGAGGGGCGGATCGGTGGCGAGATCAAAGAGGGCGACCCGCAGGCCGGTTTCCTCATTGAGCGTCTGCACAAAGCGGTGCAGTTGGTCCAAGTCGTATTCGGCCCACCAATACGATGAGTCCGGCGCATTGCCGGGGGTGAAGCAGGTGATGCCGAGGGTGGCGGGCAAGCCGACCAGCGGGTGCAGGGCGGACCAGTGGAAGGTGTCGGGCTCCAGCCCGGCGGCGGGCGGCAGGGGGACGGGCGTCGCTTCGGTGGTGGGCCCGTGCAAGTCGATGCGGCCGGAAGGGTGGCGCCAGAGATAGGCATACTCGCCGGCGACGCCGGTGCTGAAGCCAAGGCGGGTGAGTTCCGGACGCTGTTCGAAAACCGGGAGGGCGCGCTGCAAGAGTTCCGGCCAGCGTTGGGCCGGGGGCAGATCGGCGCGTGGGGTGAGCCGTGAGGTGGAATCGAGACTGAGCTCGGCGGCGCGCAACAGTTGTTGGGTGCGAAAGGCGGACTGGTCGAGACGGTCGTGCAGGTTGACCTGCATGACGGTGGCGACGGAGGTTTGGCTGGCCCGTTCGACCAGCAGGCCGGTGACGATGGCGAGAATGAGGGTCCACAAGCCCGTGCCGAGAATGAGCCACGTGCGGAAGGAGAGCGTGGAGAGCGGGGACCGGGGGAGGCTCACAGCTAAGGGTTCAGGGCGGCGCTGATGACGGCGAGGGCGTAGGTGGCGGCGGTATCGCAGCGGAGCACGAGTCGCCCGAGCGAAACGGGACGGGCGCCGAGGTTTACCAGTTGGTCCATCTCGGTGGAGGTGAAGTCACCCTCCGGTCCCACCCACCACATGAGAGAGGGGGGCGGTGGGGCGGTGCTCGCACCGGTCCATGCGCTCACCGTTTCGTGCAGACCGGCGGCACCGGGGTGAAGGCTGGCGACGAGGCTGGCGTCGTGCTGGGCGATGAGTGAGGCTGCCGCCTCGGCAAGGGGACGGGGTTCATCGATCTCGGGGAGCCACGGATTACCGCACTGCTTGGCAGCTTCGAGTGCGGTGGCGGTCCACTTCTCCTGTTTGCGCGATTGGCGTTTGTCGTCCCACTGCACCTGGGTGCGCGAGGTGAGCACGGGCACAATGCGATGCACGCCGATCTCGGTGGCGTGACGCACGATGGATTCCATTACTCCGCCCTTGGGCACCGCTTGAGCCAGCGTGATGCGGCAGGGCAGGTGCGCGGCTTCGCGAAAGGTTTGGATGGCAAGGGTGGCTGCGCGGCGATCGGCCTGTTGCACCGTGGTCTCCCACTCGCGGCCCTGACCGTCGAAAGCGATCACCGGATCGCCGCGGCGCGCGCGATTGACGGAGACCAAGTGATGCGATTCGGCCGCGCTCAAAGTGAGCTCCGCAGCGGCGGGCGGAGGGGAGGGGCAAAAAACGCGAAAGTCGGGCATCGCAGGTCGTCGAGTCGGTAAACGCGGAGCCTGCGGCGAGGCCGCGGAAGCGTCGAGATTTTGCTGGTTGGATTGCAGAAACAGTAAAGGCGCCGGAGCAGAACTCCGGCGCCTTTGCCGACTTATCAAACTACAAACTATGAACTAGCAAAAAGAACAAAGGACTTACAGGGGGAGAGACGCAGGCCCCCAGAGATTCGTTCAAAACTTTCGAAGAATTCTCGTATTCTTTTTGGGGGATTTTGGATGCGCGGATCGCCCGTTGGGACGCGTAAGTATGCAGGATAGGTGATGGCAGGGAGTTACGCGATAAGCCGCCTTGATGGTGAGGCGCGCGAGGGTCGTGCAAAGACACAGATTTTTTCTGTGAACGTTTGCGCGGTGGTGGAGCGCGATGGGGTCTGGGGCGCTATCGGGGGCTGTTTGTTGCCCGGCCCTCCTACGCTCTGCGAGCTTCGGCGGGCAGCCTTCGCTTTCACATCTGGCTGGCCTCGCCAGCCGTAGCTTCAAGCCGACGACCAGAGGCGCTTGCTGGCGAAAGCGCGGCCTGAGCCAGATTTGAGGTAAAGCTCGAACTCACGGGCGGCCGCGAGATCGGAGAAGGCAAGATAGGTCTCCAAACGCCAAGGTTTATGCCTAGTGGTGTGAGGCGACTGACCGCGGTTGTGGGCGTTGAGGCGGGTCTTGAGATTGTCGGGGAGACCGATGTAGCGCTGCTCGGGATGCACGACGGATTGGGTGAGGTAGACGTAGTGCATCGCGAGATGGTGACTGTCTGTTTGTTGCCCGGCCCTCCTACGCTCTGCGAGCTTCGGCGGGCAGCCTTCGCTTTCGCATCGGGCTGGCCTTGCCGGCCGTAGTCCCGCTTTAGCGGGACGAAGGCTGGTGGAGCTGAGGGGAATCAAACCCCTGACCTCTTCATTGCGAACGAAGCGCTCTATCAACTGAGCTACAGCCCCTTTTGCCAGAAGGAGGGGAGTTGTGAGAAACTCACCGGTCGGAGTAAACACCTTTTTGCAGGTGCGGAAGTTGGCATTGCGTCTTTCTGACGAACAGGGAGCAATGCGGTCACGATGGCGAAAAATGGGACGAACCGTGACGTTGGTCCCCAATTTGCTATTGCAGATGGGTGACACCGGGGGGCAAAGGTCCTCCTGAGTTCACATCAAGAACCCGATTCCTAACCATGAAGAAGAGCACCAAGTCCACCACGCCTGCCGCCCCACAGGCCAAGAAAACTGTAACCAAGAAGGCAGTGGGAACGAAGAAGGCCGCCACCAAGAAGGCTGCTCCCGTTTCGGCTGAACCCGTCGCGGCCGCTCCGGCTGCTGCGCCCAAGAAGGTCGCCGCCAAGAAGACGGCGGTGAAGAGAGCTGCTCCGGTAAAGCCGGCGCCCGCCAAGAAGGTTGTGACCAAAAAGGCCCCGGCTAAAAAGGCGGCGGCTGCCACCAAGGTCGAAGTCGCTGACACGGTCGTGACGGCCAAGATCAACATCGGTTTTGGCAACACCATGCACCTGCGTGGCAGCGGTCCGGGTCTGTCCTGGGACGGTGGCGTGCCGATGAATTGTGCGGGCGATGACGAGTGGACCATTACGCTCTCCGGCGCGACGGCGCCGATCGTCTTCAAGTTCCTGGTCAACGACCTGACCTGGAGCGTGGGTGACGACTTCGTCGTGGAACCGGGCAGCACCGTGGTGCTCGAGCCGAGCTTCTAAATTTGGTTCCCCGCAGATCCGCTTCGGAACTTGCTTCCTTTCTGGCGTCCCGGTTTTGGCCGGGACGTTTTTTTTTGGGCGTGTCGGCCGTAGCTCAGTGGCGAGTGCCGTTGAGCTCCGTCATTTGGCGCGTGAGTTCGTCGATCGCGGCTTGGCGATCCTTCGGCAACTCGCTGGGCAGAACTTGGCGGCAACGCAGCACCATGCGGCTGAACGGGCAGGGGATGATGAAGCGATCCCAGCTGCGCAGTTGCTTCACCGGACCGTCGAACTCCATGCCGACCAACAGCAGTGGCGTGTGGGCGCGACGGGCGATGATGAGGCCACCCGGCTTAAACTCATAGCAGGGGCCGCGCGGACCATCGGGCGTGATGCCGAGGTCGTTGCCCTGGCGCGATGCCTCGATCATGGCGTTGGCGGCCTCGCGGGCTCCCCAGCTGGAGGAGCCACGAATGGCCCGGATGCCCATCATCTGGAAAAAGCCCACCAACCAGGCGCCGTCTTTGCTGGCGCTGATGAGGCCATGAAAGGGTTTGCCGCCGCGATAGCGCCGCACGCATTCGGCCCCCATGAAGAGGCGGTTGTGCCAAATCACCAGCGAGATGGGGATGTCGCGGCGGCCGAGGGCGGCGCGGTCGGCATCCGCGATTTCGATGCGTAGGGTGCGGGCCCACACCTTGAGCAGGGAGCCGAGCAACCACAGCAGAATGCGTTGCCGACCTACAATGGCTTCGGCGGCGGGGCGGGGACTGGTGGATTCGTCGGCAGCGGACACGGCGCGCACACTGGAGAGTGGCGACGGCGGTGGGAAGAGCGAAGCGTGAGAGGCGGAAAGGATGGGCACCAGGGTTGACGGCTCACGTTGCGGTGATCACCGAAGGGTGATGCGATTGCCGCCTTGCCCGCATCTTCCCACCCCCCGGCCCGGAATGGACTATCGGGTGTATGCTCCTTTTGGGGCCGATCGGGGAAGCGGGTTCTATGGCACTGCCTTGGAGTATGGTCAGGAGCTGTGGCAGCGGCGTTTACCGGCGCGGGCTATCCTTTGTCTAGACCGGGCGATGGGGGCGGACTTGCGCGGGGACGAGCCGGTGTTGGGCTCCTGGCCCATGCCGTATGCAGCGATGGCGTGGGTGTTGTGCGAAGTGCCGCGCGATCTGTTTTGCGGCAATCCGCGGGTGCACTTTCAGCATTACGCGGATCGGATGAACGAACCGCGCAAGACGCTGCGCACGTGGCGCGCCTGGGCCTGCTGGGCGATCACGCGGCGCGTGCGACCGGAGTTGCCGGGAGACCCCAAACACGACGTGCGGGAGCCGAGCGAAGCGGAGATCGCGGACGGACTTGAGCGTTACGGTTTGCCGGGCGAGGCGGGCTGGTGGACGGATGTGCTGGAGGGGCGCACGCTCTGGCGGTGACTAGCTGAGACGGTAGAACCGCAGGGCGTTCCGATAAAAGACGGCATCGCGGTCGTCAGCGGTGAGTCCGGTGGTGAGATCTTGCGCGGTGTGCAACCAGCGGGGGTGATTGCTGGCGAGTTTTACGACCGGCCAATCGCTGCCGAAGAGGATACGATCGACCCCGAAGCACTCCAGCAGATGGTCAACGTAGGGTTGCAGGTCGGGGGCGGTCCACTGGGCCCAATCGGCTTCGGTGACGAGGCCGGAGAGTTTGGCCCAGACGTGGGGGTGCCCGGCCAGGGCCGCGATATCGAGCCGCCAGGCGTCGATGAGTTTGCGGCGGATGCCCGGCTTGCCGAGATGGTTGAGCACAAAGCGGGTGCCGGGGCATTGCTCGACCAGGGCGGTCAGGTCGCGCAGTTCCGGGTGGTAGCAGCAGAGGTCGACGGACAGACCTCGCTCTCCGGCGGCTTGGCAGCCGGCAACGTAGGCGGCGGATCGGGCAAAACCACGCGGCTCGTCCTGGGTGTTGTGACGCACGCCGCGCACCAGCGGATATTGGGTCAGATCATCGAGGATCCGCAGGGTGTCGGCCCCGGCATCCAGAGGGGCGGTCGCGACGATGCCGGCGATGCGCGGGTCATCGAGGGCGAGACGTTCCACCCACTGCACTTCTGCCCGCCAGCTGGCGATTTCCCCGACACATTGTAGAAAGACGATCTTCTCCGGCGGGACTGCGCGCGTCTCGATTTGGTAGTGCGCCGGCAGATGAGGTTCAGCGATGGCGGGCAGTTCGTTGAGCCAGGGGTAGGGCAACAAACCGCGATCCCAGAAGTGGACGTGCGAATCAATGTAGCGGAACGACATGGGGAAAAGTCGGGGAGGGCGTGGTGATCCCAAAGATGCCTATTAGGTGCAAGTCCATTGAAATAAAATAGGGTAAAATAAGCCTATTTTGATTGGGCCTGTCTGGTGGTGTAGTCGGTGCGTGGATACGACAGGCGGATCGTCGAGCAGTGTCGCGCGGGTGGGGGAAACGAGGGCCACCGATCATGCCGATAATGGGGGGCCAGGAGTCGCCGCACTCGAACCGGAGGCGAAAGCACTTCCGGAAGGCGATCACGTTGCGATCACGTTGTCGTTGCGCTCCAACGCGGCTACTCGAGGCAGCCGCGCAGCGGCATGGGCCGCGGCTCGAGATTCCGGGGGGCAAGTGATCGGGGCACAAAAAAACCTCCGAAGAATCGGAGGTTAAAAAGTGGCGGGATGGACGGGACTCGAACCCGCGGCCTTCTGCGTGACAGGCAGACGCTCTAACCAACTGAGCTACCACCCCGTGAGGGGAAAGGAGGCGAGACCGTAGAAGCGGGTTGAGGCAAGTCAAGCGCTCTTCGTGCACTTTTTTGGATTCCCTGCACTTTCTTCGCGGAGCCCTCGGCGCGCGTGCTGATCTGGGAGCGAGTCGCTGGAATCGGACGGTGGGCCTGTCGAATTTGGGCAATAGGGGGAATTGCCCTTGTCGTTGATAATGTGGGCTTTTATCGCTGGTTCAGTTTGGAGCTGTGCCCGTAGCTCAGCTGGATAGAGCACTTGCCTTCTAAGCTAGTGGTCGAGGGTTCGAATCCCTCCGGGCGCGCCAGCTGTCGTCTTCCCCTATGCCAACTTCTTTTTCGCCTTCACCCTCTGGGTCTCTTTGCCGCTCACGAGATATTTCGACGGGAGTCGGCTTTAAGCTCAAGGGGCGGGCATGGTCGATGGGGAGGGGCTGCGCATGAGTGGGTCGGGTTCTGTTTCCGATTCCACCGAAGAGGGCCACCAAATCCGGGAACCCGGCTCCACTCCGGTCTGCGAAAGCGTTTGGGAACTGAGTGCCGCGGGACTGTGTTTGGTGGACGAGGACGGCACGGTGTTGCGCGTCAACCGGGCCTTTGCCGATTCATTGGGTTACGAGGTCGCGGCGATGGCCGGCATGCCGATCGGGCGCATCCATCCACCGGATACGGCGCTGGCGATGAAGGCAATGCATGAGGCCTTGGTGCGAAATGAACCCGCGACGGCCTGGCTGGGGCGGGAGATGCGTTTTAAGCATCAGCGCGGTCGACCGGTGATGGGCTACGTGCGTAATGCCCGGTTGGTGACACCGACGGGGCGGGTGCAGCGACTGATCACGTTTGTGGATATGATCGATATGGTGCGCTCGGATCCGCGGATGAGGCAGCAGTTGCGGGTGGAGAACTTTTCGGCGTTGGCGTCGGCGATCAGTAACGATCTGAACAATCTGCTCTCGATCATCATGGGTTATACCGCGCTGCTACAGGAGGGGCAGGCGGATGCGCGCCGACTGCGGGTGGTGAGTGAGGGGGTGGAGAGTGCGGTGCAACGGGCTTCGACCTTGGTGCGGCAGACGCTTTATCTTGCCCGTCGGCCCGAAGCGGTGCTGCGGCCGGTGCCCCTGAATCCTTTTGTGGAGAGGCGCCTTGAGCAGGCCCGTTCCTCCATCGGTGATCGAGTGGTGAACCTGCGCCTTTCGGGGGACCGCAGTCTGTTGACCGTGCCCTTGGATGAGGCCCAGATCGGGGATGCGTTTGATGAGCTGATTCAGCGGGTGCATGCGGTGGACCCGGATGGTCTGCGGCCCTTGCAAATTGAGACACGGGCGGAGACGGGAGAGGAATTGCGTCGTCGTTTCGGCCACGCGACCGACGCCGCCTACGCGGTGGTGGAACTCAGTCACCCCGGTCGGCCGCGCACCAGCAGTCGTGGTCCGTTTCTGGCCGCAGACCTCACGGACGTGCGGGCGGGGCATGATCTCGGCATCACGATGGTGGAGCGCATCATCGACTCGCATCGCGGGTTCATGGCGCAACAGGTGCTTTCCGGCGGAGGTCTCGCGTATACTTTGGTGTTTCCGTTGGTGGAGCGAGACAGCGGGCTCGCTGAAGTCCTCGATGCCGAGGCTTCGTCCCCAGCTGCGGGGTCACCTAATATGGTGGAACCGGCTCCGGTGGTTCCTGCCGGCGACCAACGTCGAATCCTGGTGGTGGATGATGAAAGTGGCCTGCTGACGACGATCGTCGAGACGCTGCGGCGCGAGGGCTACTTTGCAATCGGGGCGGCCGACGGGTTGGAGGCGCTGAAGCTGTTCCGGCAATACCAAGGCCAGTTCGACCTAGTGATCTGTGACCTGGTGCTGCCCAAGATGAACGGCTGGGAGGTGTTTACCGGGATGCGGGAAATCAGAGCCGATGTGGCGGTCGTGATCATGAGCGGTCACCTGGAACCGAAATTGAAGGACGCAGTGCAGCGCTCAGGTGCTTCGGCGTTCCTGCAAAAGCCGTTTTCGATGGGCGCGTTCCTGCGGTTCGTGCGCAAGCTGGTCGAGCCCGTGGTCTGAGCCGGAAAGGAGCAGAGGCGATCAGCGGCGCCGCTCGGAGGCAGCTTGTTGCGTGATGAGGCGGGCGAAGGCTTGGTTCCAAGTCGATTCCGGGGCGGTGGCGACCGTAGCGGCGGACGTCGTCGCCGCGGTGGGGCCGGGCCGGTCCAAGCTCGTCGCCCAGGTGCGGAGTTGGCGGGCACAGCTGCTGGCGAGGGATTTGGTGTAGAGCAACAACGACTCGGGCAATTTCCCTCCGGAGTCGCCGTGTTCGATGGCGTTGACCAGGCGGGTTACGATCTGCGCGTGATGGCGCGCGCCCAGCAGGCACTCCACCAAGTGGCTGTGACTGGGCGACACGATGCCTTCGGCCAGGAGGTGGGGAATGCTGGAGGCCGAGTGTTGCAGGCGCTGAGCGGTGCGAGTGGAGAAGGCGGAGGCAGAGGCAGAAGCCGTGACGAGGTCGGCACAGGCAATGTCCAGCGCCACCGCGGATCGCCAAACCGGCAGCTCCGAGAGGGTCTGATCGAGAAAGGGAGGTGAAAGGCTCATGGTGATGCGCGACTGATCGAGGCAGCGGGGCGAAGAGATCGAAACCCGTCGTAGATGAAACGTCATGAAGGCGTCGGATCTTTCAGCGATTATGCGAAAAGTTGTGATTCGGGTGGGTCAGGGGAAAACCGAGGAGCGGGTTTCCTGTTGACGTCCAACAGAAGCCTTTGTGTTGATTGCCAACATGAGCACCTTGCCCGATCGCCTCGAAGTCCTGCAGGGGACCTTGGATCTACTGGTATTAAAAACCTTGTCCTCGCTGGGACCGCTGCACGGCTACGGCATCGCGCGGCGCATCGAGCAGGTGTCGGGCGATCTGCTCGCCCTCAACCAGGGCACCCTCTACCCGGCGCTGCTGCGGCTCGAGCAACAGGGTTGGATCGCCTCGGATTGGGGCGTGAGTGAAAACAACCGCCGGGCACGTTTCTACCGTTTGACGGAGAAGGGCACGCAACGCCTCGAGGTCGAGGTGAGCCGCTGGCGACGCATCAGCGCGGCGGTGAATGCGATCGTCGCCGAGCCGGCGCAATGACGTCCGCGCCCAACTGAACCCAAGAGAGGATACGATCATGGCATTCGAATGGCTCAACCGATTGGCGGATTGGAAACGGCGCAAAGCGCTGCGCGCGCGCCTCGACGAGGAACTGAACTTTCACCTCGACCGGCTGACGGAGGACTTCGAGCGCCGCGGTTTTGCGCCCGAAGAAGCGCGGCGGCGGGCCCGGCGGGAGTTGGGCAATACGACGCTCGTGCAAGAGGCCCATCGCGAACGCGCGGGGTTGCCGTGGATCGAAGAATGGGCGCGTGACGCGGTGTTGGCGGTGCGCAACCTGCGCCGTCGGCCCGGCTACGCGGCGTCGATGGTTGGCATGCTCGGCGTGGGCCTCGCCGCGACGCTCACGGTGTTTGTGCTCACGGATGCGATGCTGCGGCAGAGCCTGCCGGTGCCGCGTCCGGCGGAGTTGCATTTGGTGACGACGCCCGACGGCCAGCCGGCCTGGTTTTCGCGGGCCACGATCGAACGCCTGCAATCGGAATGGAGCGAGGGGACGGTGGTCGCCTACGCTGGCGATACCACGGTCACGGTGCAGCGTGGTGATGCGCCGGCGCGCAGTGCGCGGGGCCAGCTGGTGATGGGGTCGGCGCTCTCCGGTTTGGAGCTGCAGGCGGCGGCGGGTCGCCTGCTCACGCCGATGGACGATCGCATCGGCGCGGGGGCGCCGGTGGCGGTGGCCAACCACGCCTGGGCGGTGAACGAGTTTGGTAGCGCGGCGGGCGCGGTGGGGCAGGAGATTTCCGTCAATCGCCAGACCGTGCAAATCGTCGGGGTGTTGCCGGCGGCGTTCCGCGGTTTTGACGGCGTGAGCCGCACCGACCTGTTTATGCCGACGGCCTTGCAGCCGCTGCTGGGCATCGATGGCAACGCCAACGAATTTTCGTCCGACGATCGCCCCAACGATCCCGACCGCAATCGCGAGAACCGGGTGCGCTGGTTGGAAGTGTTGCTGCGAGTGCCGGCTGGCGTGCCGGCGGAGCGCGTGACCCCGGCGGTGGAGGCGGCCGCCGCGCCGGATATTCAGGATCTGATCTCCCAGATGAGCAGTCCGGCCGAACGCGAAACGCTCGAGCGCAGCACCTGGCGGGCGGTGGCCGCACCGGCTGGCTTTTCCTACTATCGTAGTGCCTTCACGAATACGGGGCGCATGCTCACGGCGCTGGTGGTGAGCCTGTTGGTGCTTACCTGTGCCAATCTCTCCGGCCTCATGTTGGTGCGCACGCTGGCACGGCACCGCGAGATGGGCGTGCGGCTCTCGCTGGGCGCCGGACGTTGGCGGACCTGCCGGCTGACGGTGGTGGAGGCCCTGGTCTGCGGTCTCGGGGGCGCGCTCCTGGCGCTGCTGCTGGTGCAATGGACCCTGCCGGGCGCGGCGCGCCTGCTGGCTCCGGGCACGGATCTGGCGCTCAGCCTGTGGGGCTCGGCTCCGATCGGGGTGCTGGTGGGCGTGGCCACGGCGTGCGGGGTGGCTTGTGCGCTGGTGCCGGCGTGGTGGTTGTCGCGGTTGCAGCCGCTGGTCGCGCTGCAGGGCGCGATGGGCACGGGGCGTCTGCCGCAGCGTTTGGGCCGGGTCTTGGTGGCGGTGCAACTGGCGGTGGCGGTCTTGCTGGTGGCGGTCGCCTTCAGCCTCGGACGCGAGATCGCCGACGTGCTGGCGCAGGATCCGGGCTACGACCGCGAGGTCACGCTCACCGCGCGATTTGATCCGCGCACGGCAGGTTATGAGTATGAGGATCTGGAGCCGTTGTATGCGCGGCTGAAACAGGCGGCGGAAGCCGTGCCCGGGGTGGAACGTATTGGGTTTTCGGCTACGGGCATCCTGTCGCACAGCCGCTCGGCCAGCACGATTTATCCGCGCGGCGAAGGCCTCGAAGCGTTGGCGGGAAATTATCAGAACGAAGTGATCGACGTGGACTTTGCTTCGGCGGTCGGGCTGCGCTTGGAGCGCGGGCGGTGGTTTGCCGAGACGGACTCGGCGGAGGCGCCGCCAGTCGCGTTGGTAAGCCAGTCCTTTGCCCGCAAGATGTGGGGCACGACGGAGGTGCTCGGGAAGCGCATGGGTTTTGGTTACGAGCCTGAAGACAGTGACCTCGAAGTGGTGGGCGTGGTTTCGGATGCTCGCATCAATCGGGTGAAGGAGGACGGGGTGGAGATCTTTTACGTGGCGCGAAGCCAGTTTCCGGCGGGCATGGGTTATGTGGCGGTGCGCACGCAACGTGATCCGGCGGCAGTGCGGGCGCGGCTGAAGGATGCCTTTGGCAGTGTGGAACCAGGTTTGGTTTTCGGCTCATGGCAGACACTGGGCGAGCGCATGGAAAGTGATCTGCGCAGTGACATCGCCTCGTCGCGACTGGCGGGCATCGTGGCCGGGTTGGCGCTGATACTGGCCATGTGCGGGGTGGGCGGTTCGTTGGCGCATCTGGTGACGCTGCGGCAAAAGGAGTTGGCCCTGCGCATGGCGTTGGGCGCGACGCCGCAGACCCTGTTGCGCGACGTGTTGTTTGACGGCCTGCGACTTGGCGTGCTCGGCGCGCTGGGCGGCGCGGCGCTGATCGGTGCGTTGGCGTGGGGGCTGTCGCTGATCACGTGGTGGAATGCGACGCCGAGCTTCAGCGTCGCCGTCGGCGCGGCGGTATGTGGCCTGCTGGCGGCGTTGCTGGGCGGCTGGCTCCCGGCGCGGCGCGCCTCGCGGGTCGACCCACAGCGCATGCTGAAAGCGGACTGAGTTTTGGGGCGGTAAACAAAACGGCGGCACCCGCTGATGGGCGCCGCCGTGAAAAGGGACAGACTGAGGCCGGACCGGTGATCAGTCGAGGTTGAGGAGGTAGGGGTTGACCTCGATGGAGCCGGTGGTGGTCGAGTTGCTGCGCAGCTCGTTGTTGGCGGAGAAGACCGTGAGCTTGGTCTTCAGGTCGTAGTTGAGGGCGCCGGTGCGCAGGGCGGCTTTGAGACGGGCGGCGTCGGCGGCGTTTTCGATCACAAAGGTCACGTCCTGCGTGTTGCTCTTCATCGCCTGGGTGGCGAGGGGCTTTTCACTGTGGTGGGTGCCAAGCGGGATGCCGTTGAGGCGCAGGGTGAGGTCCATCTCGCGGATGCCGATGGGACGG
This portion of the Actomonas aquatica genome encodes:
- a CDS encoding PAS domain-containing sensor histidine kinase, yielding MSLPRSPLSTLSFRTWLILGTGLWTLILAIVTGLLVERASQTSVATVMQVNLHDRLDQSAFRTQQLLRAAELSLDSTSRLTPRADLPPAQRWPELLQRALPVFEQRPELTRLGFSTGVAGEYAYLWRHPSGRIDLHGPTTEATPVPLPPAAGLEPDTFHWSALHPLVGLPATLGITCFTPGNAPDSSYWWAEYDLDQLHRFVQTLNEETGLRVALFDLATDPPLWVGHHEADTIAGVTAADQLSGLHELDPLISPELLPPAGAPPGSGPAVARDLPDASSWLVQGTRLPAPFARWGVVGALAESQTLVPDFSPSSVFFTAALVIVVLSSLMAWIMARLLAHPIEALTTSVADLADSGKIDIPTTTAPREIQDLRDVLDEQGSKLIERQEELAEINTALQRQISQRQSHEATLNAIFENTPFDLWTTDADGVYTYQNRYSRNLHGNIIGQRIDDLDVSPSLLADRVARSKRVLQGEIISSDTIEQTPTGRHFYHILEAPILQDAQIVGSLGVKIDLTEHRRAENALRDSQQRISRHLENTPLGVVDFDASFHIRSWNAAAEAIFGWKAAEAIGRLGTVIVPPDDREEVDDIWRKLLQNPESSRNFNRNLTRDGRIIDCEWYNTPITDSDGRIIGVSSLVLDVTERLAAERLFRESEERFQRVFHQSPTPQCITSYPEGHLIDINQAWTDALGHSREAALGRTGLELGLWADLEDRRRFLQQLTQHGQFPGQVVELLDASGRPHQVLLCAARTRLGYNDCLVISVPDLTERIAAQEALRENRQLLETLVEQLPGLSFRCLIDESWSMLWVSRGSLDLTGYPPEAFLDRSISFGELIVPAHRARAQHVVERAVQRLQEPRRYSLEYQITHRDGRTRWLWEQGEIVRNPSTHFDEIVGFIADISDRKAAEKNLRDLNENLEQRVAARTAELEAANLKLTDLDRLKTEFLATMSHELRTPLNSIIGFSSILERGLVGPLTDEQHLQIGLVNQSARQLLDLINDLLDVSRIDSGRMEIMHEEVVVADLLRSVETELTANLDPARLTFSTTCPPDLPILVSDHRRLRQVIFNLAANAIKFTPGPDGHVTVTAQATAEGGVTIAVTDTGIGIKAEHLPQLFEAFRQVDGSARRLYDGVGLGLNLVRKLTAKLGGHISVKSEFGRGSCFTVTLPPISPGA
- a CDS encoding RsmE family RNA methyltransferase, whose protein sequence is MPDFRVFCPSPPPAAAELTLSAAESHHLVSVNRARRGDPVIAFDGQGREWETTVQQADRRAATLAIQTFREAAHLPCRITLAQAVPKGGVMESIVRHATEIGVHRIVPVLTSRTQVQWDDKRQSRKQEKWTATALEAAKQCGNPWLPEIDEPRPLAEAAASLIAQHDASLVASLHPGAAGLHETVSAWTGASTAPPPPSLMWWVGPEGDFTSTEMDQLVNLGARPVSLGRLVLRCDTAATYALAVISAALNP
- a CDS encoding GIY-YIG nuclease family protein codes for the protein MHYVYLTQSVVHPEQRYIGLPDNLKTRLNAHNRGQSPHTTRHKPWRLETYLAFSDLAAAREFELYLKSGSGRAFASKRLWSSA
- a CDS encoding DUF374 domain-containing protein translates to MSAADESTSPRPAAEAIVGRQRILLWLLGSLLKVWARTLRIEIADADRAALGRRDIPISLVIWHNRLFMGAECVRRYRGGKPFHGLISASKDGAWLVGFFQMMGIRAIRGSSSWGAREAANAMIEASRQGNDLGITPDGPRGPCYEFKPGGLIIARRAHTPLLLVGMEFDGPVKQLRSWDRFIIPCPFSRMVLRCRQVLPSELPKDRQAAIDELTRQMTELNGTRH
- a CDS encoding amidohydrolase family protein; this translates as MSFRYIDSHVHFWDRGLLPYPWLNELPAIAEPHLPAHYQIETRAVPPEKIVFLQCVGEIASWRAEVQWVERLALDDPRIAGIVATAPLDAGADTLRILDDLTQYPLVRGVRHNTQDEPRGFARSAAYVAGCQAAGERGLSVDLCCYHPELRDLTALVEQCPGTRFVLNHLGKPGIRRKLIDAWRLDIAALAGHPHVWAKLSGLVTEADWAQWTAPDLQPYVDHLLECFGVDRILFGSDWPVVKLASNHPRWLHTAQDLTTGLTADDRDAVFYRNALRFYRLS